The Lysinibacillus timonensis nucleotide sequence GTGTTACCTCACCTTCACCCTGGACATGGGTAGATCACCTGGTTTCGGGTCTACGACCACGTACTCATTCGCCCTATTCAGACTCGCTTTCGCTGCGGCTCCGTCTTATCAACTTAACCTTGCACGTAATCGTAACTCGCCGGTTCATTCTACAAAAGGCACGCTATCACCCATTAACGGGCTCTAACTACTTGTAGGCACACGGTTTCAGGTTCTCTTTCACTCCCCTCCCGGGGTGCTTTTCACCTTTCCCTCACGGTACTGGTTCACTATCGGTCACTAGGTAGTATTTAGCCTTGGGAGATGGTCCTCCCGGATTCCGACGGAATTTCACGTGTTCCGCCGTACTCAGGATACACTCCGGAGAGAATGAACTTTTGACTACAGGGCTGTTACCTCTTATAGCGGACCTTTCCATGTCGCTTCGTCTAATTCATTCTTTTGTAACTCCAATGGAGTGTCCTACAACCCCAAGAGGCAAGCCTCTTGGTTTGGGCTCTTCCCGTTTCGCTCGCCGCTACTCAGGGAATCGAATTTTCTTTCTCTTCCTCCAGGTACTTAGATGTTTCAGTTCCCTGGGTCTGTCTTCAACACGCTATGAATTCACGTGAAGATACTAAGCCATTACGCATAGTGGGTTCCCCCATTCGGAAATCCCCGGATCAAAGCTTACTTACAGCTCCCCGAGGCATATCGGTGTTAGTGCCGTCCTTCATCGACTCCTAGTGCCAAGGCATTCACCGTGCGCCCTTAATAACTTAACCTAATTCGGCTTCCAATACACATCGTTCTACTTCGTCAACTGCGCTCGTTCACATCCTTATGTACCTAAGTACACTGCGGTGCTCACTCCCTTGTTTCCTCGTATAACTCGTGTCTTGAAACCCTCTGGTTCGTTACACTTCTCATAAAGAGAAGATTTAAAGAACTTACAATAAAATTCTTGAACTAATTGCTTATATATCAATGTCGTTTTATCCAGTTTTCAAAGAACAAAGCAGCTGACTTCAATCACTTCGTGATTTACATCAGTGAGTTTGCTTCGTGCAGCTTTGCGACGAGTAATGTATTAAACATCCTCGAAATCGCTTACCCGCAGGAGCAAGGTTTGAAGTTTTCATGTATAGCTAACTTTAGAAAGTTAGGTTCGCCATGAACTCTTCAAAACTGAACACAAAACGTTAATGTTTCAAACCCGAGGTTTGAATTCCGTATTGTCTAGCTCCGAACGCTAACTTTTGTGTCTGTTTCACCTTTACCCTTCGAATGCAAGCATTCTTATGTAAAGCCTCCAACAGCCAAAAAGTTGAACGAGCGTTCTCCGCTTTTCGACATATCCTTAGAAAGGAGGTGATCCAGCCGCACCTTCCGATACGGCTACCTTGTTACGACTTCACCCCAATCATCTGTCCCACCTTCGGCGGCTGGCTCGCGTATGCGTTACCTCACCGACTTCGGGTGTTACAAACTCTCGTGGTGTGACGGGCGGTGTGTACAAGGCCCGGGAACGTATTCACCGCGGCATGCTGATCCGCGATTACTAGCGATTCCGGCTTCATGTAGGCGAGTTGCAGCCTACAATCCGAACTGAGAACGGTTTTATCGGATTAGCTCCCTCTCGCGAGTTGGCAACCGTTTGTACCGTCCATTGTAGCACGTGTGTAGCCCAGGTCATAAGGGGCATGATGATTTGACGTCATCCCCACCTTCCTCCGGTTTGTCACCGGCAGTCTCCTTAGAGTGCCCAACTAAATGATGGCAACTAAGAACAAGGGTTGCGCTCGTTGCGGGACTTAACCCAACATCTCACGACACGAGCTGACGACAACCATGCACCACCTGTCACCGCTGTCCCCGAAGGGAAAGCTATGTCTCCATAGCGGTCAGCGGGATGTCAAGACCTGGTAAGGTTCTTCGCGTTGCTTCGAATTAAACCACATGCTCCACCGCTTGTGCGGGCCCCCGTCAATTCCTTTGAGTTTCAGTCTTGCGACCGTACTCCCCAGGCGGAGTGCTTAATGCGTTAGCTGCAGCACTAAGGGGCGGAAACCCCCTAACACTTAGCACTCATCGTTTACGGCGTGGACTACCAGGGTATCTAATCCTGTTTGCTCCCCACGCTTTCGCGCCTCAGCGTCAGTTACAGACCAGAAAGTCGCCTTCGCCACTGGTGTTCCTCCAAATCTCTACGCATTTCACCGCTACACTTGGAATTCCACTTTCCTCTTCTGCACTCAAGTCCTCCAGTTTCCAATGACCCTCCGCGGTTGAGCCGAGGGCTTTCACATCAGACTTAAAGGACCGCCTGCGCGCGCTTTACGCCCAATAATTCCGGACAACGCTTGCCACCTACGTATTACCGCGGCTGCTGGCACGTAGTTAGCCGTGGCTTTCTAATAAGGTACCGTCAAGGTACAGCCAGTTACTACTGTACTTATTCTTCCCTTACAACAGAGTTTTACGATCCGAAAACCTTCTTCACTCACGCGGCGTTGCTCCATCAGACTTTCGTCCATTGTGGAAGATTCCCTACTGCTGCCTCCCGTAGGAGTCTGGGCCGTGTCTCAGTCCCAGTGTGGCCGATCACCCTCTCAGGTCGGCTACGCATCGTCGCCTAGGTGAGCCGTTACCTCACCTACTAGCTAATGCGCCGCGGGCCCATCCTATAGCGATAGCAGAACCATCTTTCAACTATTTAACAGGAGTTAAATAGTATCATTCGGTATTAGCCCCGGTTTCCCGGAGTTATCCCCAACTATAGGGCAGGTTGCCCACGTGTTACTCACCCGTCCGCCGCTAACATCTGGGAGCAAGCTCCCATCAGTCCGCTCGACTTGCATGTATTAGGCACGCCGCCAGCGTTCGTCCTGAGCCAGGATCAAACTCTCCATAAATGTAGAATTTGAGTTAAGCTCAAATTTTTGCTGGCATCAATTGATGTCCAATATTGTGTTTCTATTATAGAAACGTTTAATTCATTAACGTTTTGTTGTTCAGTTTTCAAGGTTCATAACATCTTTGTTTTAAAGACGATTAATATAATATCAACTTCTCGAAATTTTGTCAACATCTTTTTATCAGATATCCCAATAGAACCAGATGGCAAGTGACGAGAAATTAATTATATCAATATAACTTTTAACAGTCAAGTTTGTAATTAAAAATCTCTTAACCATTCTCCAATCGATACTTTTCGAAAAACGACAGCAATTTATTTTATCACAATAATTTTAGAAGTCAATAACATTTTCTATGATTGTTTGAAATCAATCACTTTATTACGACAGCTTTAATATAATACCAACAATAAAATTATTAGTCAATATAAAACCATCATGCAATTTTACATTTTTAATAATAGAATGAATGAACCCTACAGAATGTATATTGAATAAACAAAATATAACTATCTCTAGCTATTCTTATTCATCAAAACATTTTTCTAAATATTAATTCACATATTGCATCCAATATACTTAAGGCTTTTGACTTTAGAAGAGAAACAACCTTTCTGCTTTTTATGACCATCAACTTGGTTGCCAAATTAAACTACAATCCTAAAATTAGCTTCATATATACATCTATTCCACCCCAAATACCATTTAGTCCTTGCCCTTCCAAAAGTTAAGAATTCACACCAAATTCATATCCATCTACTGCACTATCAACCTATTATAGTTCAATTTATTAAACATTCTATTTTTACACTGTATATAGCACATATTCTAGGAATATATAAAAATAAATAGTGTATTTAGGTGAAAATAGGGAGTGGGTTTAGTGATTCAGTTACCGACAGTCCAATTTAGTGAGGAACAAAACCAGTTTCGAGAAGAAGTTCGGAATTTTTTGCAGATTGAATTGAAGAACGGTACGTTTGAGACAAAATGCGATTCATGGTTGAGTGGAGCTGATCCCGAATTCTCAAAGTTAATCGGGAAAAAGGGTTGGATCGGGATGACATGGCCTAAAAAATATGGCGGCCAAGAAAGGAGTACCATTGATCGATACATTTTAACAGAGGAGTTTTTAGCAGTTGGAGCACCAGTAGCCGCGCATTGGTTCGCAGACCGTCAGACCGGTCCGCTACTTCTCCGTTATGGAACGGAAGAACAACGAAAAAATTTTTTACCCCAAATAATTAAAGGTGAATGTTATTTTGGCATCGGTCTAAGTGAACCAAACAGTGGTTCGGATTTAGCTTCACTACGAACGAAAGCTGAAAAAGTCGATGGTGGTTGGATTGTAAATGGTCAAAAAATATGGACAAGTAACGCACACCTTTGCCATTTCATGGTAACACTCGTTCGCACAAGTCCATTTGATAGTAATAAAAAACACGCTGGACTTAGCCAATTAATTATCGATTTACATGCAGAAGGTGTCACGATTGTTCCTATTAAATTTTTAACAGGGGAACATCATTATAACGAAGTATTTTTTGAAAATGTTTTCGTTCCAGACAATATGGTCGTAGGTGAACTAGGTAATGGCTGGACGCAAGGGTTAGCTGAACTCTCTTTTGAACGTAGTGGTCCAGAACGAATTTTGAGTACCTTCCCCCTTCTTGATGAATTAATTCATGAATTAAAAAAGCAAAACAATCTCGAAGGATTAAAAGAAGCAGCAAAAATCCTTTCACGTTTATGGGGTTTGCGTAATTTATCAATAGGAGTTGCACAGCTGTTAGAAACAGGAGATGGTAAGGATGTTCAAATCCCTGCAGCTCTTGTTAAAGCACTAGGTACAAAATTTGAACAAAGTATTCCCGAAATTACAAGACTGCTTGTACAGACCTATCCAAAACTTGATGCAGAGCGGAAAATTAATCGTTTCATGGCACAATCCATATTACATGCACCAGGTTTCACTATTCGTGGTGGTACAACAGAAGTACTATATGGTGTCGTAGCGAAAGGGGTTGTTGCACAATGAGCGAAATGAAGGACCTAATTTTAGACGTTACGGAACGCATGTTAAAAGAAAATGTAAGTAAAGATTTAGTCGATATTTTAGAACAAGGAAAATGGTCAGAAAAATTATGGAAACTATTCAATGAAAATGGAATGACCGTTGTTGCAATTTCAGAAAAAAATGGCGGTGCTGGCGGTGATATCGATGATTTATTAAATATTGTCCGTTTAACAGCTAAATACGCTGCCCCCATCCCCTTAGCAGAAACAACGCTTGCTAACATACTACTTGAATATATAGATTTAAAACCAACTAATACCTTAGTAACTTTCATGATAACAGATGATCAATCGTTCTCTATTGACGATCAGCTCATCTCTGGAACAGCAACGAATGTCCCATGGGCTCGGCATGCTGAGCAACTTGTAACGCTCGTACAAGGAAAAGGTGGGGTTCAATTAGCTTTAATTAATTTAAATCAAGCGACAATAAAAGATAATTCTAATTTAGCTGGCGAACCACGTGATACAGTGAAATTAAATAACACACAGCCAATATACCTTTCTCCACCATTAGGGCCCGATCAACTTAAACATATTAAAAAATTAGAAACAGCATTTAAACTTGCAGCAATTACAGGTGCTATTGAAAAGGTAACCGAATTAACTGTTCAGTATACAAAAGAACGCGAACAATTCGGTCGACCAATTCATCGTTTCCAACTTGTGCAACAACATTTAGTTCAATTAGCAGGCGAAACGGCCATTACCCTTACAGCTTTCAATAATTTTACTGCCTCACTCCTAACTGATAATCACCATAATGAAGTGGCATTCGCACGCTTACGTTCAGAAGAAGCTATTGCTCAAGTAACAACAATTGCCCATCAAGTTCATGCTGCTATTGGTACAACACATGAACATCCACTCCACCACTATACTCGTCGCTTATGGGCATGGCGTGATGAAGGCCCGAATAGCAACTATTGGAGCAATCTTCTCGCTACTGACTTAATTAATAACAGCGGTGATAGCTTATGGGAATATTTAACCCGTACGCAAACTACCGCATTTAAAGGAGGAGAATTGAAATGAGCGATTTATTATTTGAAGTAAAAGACCACATTGCAATCATCACGTTAAACCGACCAGATGCTTATAACGCATTCAGTGAAGCAATGATTAAAAATTGGATCAACGCACTAGAAGAAGTTCGAGATAATGATGATATTCGCGTTGTTATTGTGAAAGGTAATGGTAAAGGATTTTG carries:
- a CDS encoding acyl-CoA dehydrogenase family protein, with the translated sequence MQLPTVQFSEEQNQFREEVRNFLQIELKNGTFETKCDSWLSGADPEFSKLIGKKGWIGMTWPKKYGGQERSTIDRYILTEEFLAVGAPVAAHWFADRQTGPLLLRYGTEEQRKNFLPQIIKGECYFGIGLSEPNSGSDLASLRTKAEKVDGGWIVNGQKIWTSNAHLCHFMVTLVRTSPFDSNKKHAGLSQLIIDLHAEGVTIVPIKFLTGEHHYNEVFFENVFVPDNMVVGELGNGWTQGLAELSFERSGPERILSTFPLLDELIHELKKQNNLEGLKEAAKILSRLWGLRNLSIGVAQLLETGDGKDVQIPAALVKALGTKFEQSIPEITRLLVQTYPKLDAERKINRFMAQSILHAPGFTIRGGTTEVLYGVVAKGVVAQ
- a CDS encoding acyl-CoA dehydrogenase family protein, with translation MSEMKDLILDVTERMLKENVSKDLVDILEQGKWSEKLWKLFNENGMTVVAISEKNGGAGGDIDDLLNIVRLTAKYAAPIPLAETTLANILLEYIDLKPTNTLVTFMITDDQSFSIDDQLISGTATNVPWARHAEQLVTLVQGKGGVQLALINLNQATIKDNSNLAGEPRDTVKLNNTQPIYLSPPLGPDQLKHIKKLETAFKLAAITGAIEKVTELTVQYTKEREQFGRPIHRFQLVQQHLVQLAGETAITLTAFNNFTASLLTDNHHNEVAFARLRSEEAIAQVTTIAHQVHAAIGTTHEHPLHHYTRRLWAWRDEGPNSNYWSNLLATDLINNSGDSLWEYLTRTQTTAFKGGELK